The sequence below is a genomic window from Candidatus Nezhaarchaeota archaeon.
GCTATCAGTATCAGAAAACTATTACAAGACGCCTTGTAGGCTTAGTGGATTTGGCTATCGTGACAAACGATCACGAGAAGGATGTTCTTAGGGAAAGGTACGGCTTAAAATCCGTAGTCTTGCCTCATGGTGTAAGCGAACAATACCTCAATATGCCGAGCATGGAGAAAAGTTTCAGGAATAAGTATGGAGTTGATGAAAGAATTATTGCTTTTATCGGTAGGATACATCCGACTAAGGGATTGAATCTTCTGATTAGGGCGTTTGCTGAGGTAGCTAAGAAAGAATTAGACGTAATTCTCGTGATAGCGGGTAAGGGAGAGGCAGATTACCTAAGGAAATGCATGAAATTAACTAAAGGCCTGTCTTTAAAGAACAGGGTTAAGTATCTTGGCTACATATCAGAGGAGGATAAGATAGGGCTGATCGATTCCTCAGAGTTCGTCGTTATCCCCTCAAGGCATGCTGGGGAAAGTTACCCTCTAATTATAGATGAGGTGAAGGCCCGTGGAAAACCCCTAGTCGTAACTAATTGCGGTGCCTTACCTCATAGAGTTATTAACTTAGTAGAGGGGGTGGTTGTTAATGCTGACGTCCACAGCTTGACTAAAGGAATCCATTACGCTCTATCCAATGTACACTCATTTCATGTTCAGTCGAGGCCATTTACGTGGCGAGAGGTATCTAAT
It includes:
- a CDS encoding glycosyltransferase family 4 protein, with the translated sequence MMKVAHISTLYHPLVGGLEFAVQRIAEEQARLGHEVLVVTSDASGVRTGIEVMNGVTVIRVKSVRARYPYFIIPREAPEAMLKGVDVVQGWSHTYYFVYKLSRYSKAVLKKPLAIYFIGVDYLRRHFNPIIRLLGYQYQKTITRRLVGLVDLAIVTNDHEKDVLRERYGLKSVVLPHGVSEQYLNMPSMEKSFRNKYGVDERIIAFIGRIHPTKGLNLLIRAFAEVAKKELDVILVIAGKGEADYLRKCMKLTKGLSLKNRVKYLGYISEEDKIGLIDSSEFVVIPSRHAGESYPLIIDEVKARGKPLVVTNCGALPHRVINLVEGVVVNADVHSLTKGIHYALSNVHSFHVQSRPFTWREVSN